CCATTGCCCGAGTGCCATGACCCAACCGGGTGGCCAGCGCCTCTGCCTTCGCCCGATCGCGTCCCGCGATGATCACCGCTCCGGGGAATCGAGGCGCCAGTAAGCGAGCCACCTCCCGCCCGACCTGCCCATAGCCGCCCACGATCAGGATCGCCGAGCGCCCGCTCATGAGAACCGCCTCCGCAGCAGCCGTCCATGCGCGAGGAGCACCCAGGCCGCGATGGGCACCTGCAACAGCCCCGAGACCTCGAATCCCACGTGGTCGGGCGCGGTGTAGGTGGGCGGCGGAAACAAGCTCGCCAGGAGCCGGGGGCTCGCGCCGCCCAGGAACAGCACATCCTTGAGGACGTGGTTGTACAGCCCCTCGAACAGACCCAACCAGACCACCAGCGCGCCGGTCAGCAACGTGAACACCGCGAGCGCCAGCGATGCCCAGCGGGACGCATGCAACCTGATGAAGGCCGCCCCTGTCCCGAGCAAGGCCAAACCCGCGACCAGGGCGATCCCCACCACGTGCAGGCGCCAGGGCGTGGCATAGACCCAGGCGCCGAGGGCGTGGTGGAGCGACGTCACCCCCAGGAGCGCCAGGGCTCCCACGAGGGACGGACGGAGTTCGGACGGGACCGCGTGACGAGACATCTCTTCCTCCAGTGTGCCGGCGAGGGTTCTCGCCGTGGGTCTCGTATGCGACGTGCGTGGAGGGAACACCAATGAGGCTTGGGAAGTACATTCGTGCGAGCCACGCATCAATTCGCGTGGAGGGAGCCCTGCCGGATGTCATCACTCGAGAACATCGAGGCCTTCGTCGGTGCCGTGGAACATGGAGGCTTCACCCGGGCGGCGCGCAGCCTCGGCCTGACGCCCTCGGCGGTCAGCCGCCGCATCGCGCGGCTGGAGGAGGAACTGGGCGTGGCGTTGTTCCAGCGCACCACGCGGGCCTTGCGCCTCACGGACGATGGGCGCGCCTTCCATGGCCGGTGCAGACGCATCCTGGGAGAGCTCGAGGAGGCACGGCGGTCGATGAGCCGCGCACGCACCCGGCCCATGGGCCTGCTCCGGGTGGACGCGCCTCAAGTGCTCGGACAGCAACTGCTGGTCCCCGCGCTCCCGACGTTCTTCAAACGCTACCCGGACATCCAGCTCGAGTTGACGCTGAGGGATTACCTGGTGGACCCCGTGGTGGAAGGGCTCGATGTGATGCTGCGCATCGGCACGCCGCGGGACTCGGCCCTGCTGTCGCGCCGCTTGGGAACCACGCGCATGGTGGCCTGTGCCGCACCGGGTTACCTGCGGCGAAGGGGAACGCCCCGCGACCCCGAGGAGCTCGCCCGGCACGACTGCCTCGGCTTCCTGCGCGAGTCGAGACCCGTTTCCTGGCGCCTGCGCACCGGGACGTATGAGGTGAAGGGGCCGCTGAGCGTGAACCAGGGCGCGGCGCTGCGGGACGCGGCCGTGGCGGGGCTCGGCATCTGCTGGGTCTTCGACTTCATGGTGTCGGCGGAACTCGCCTCCGGCGCGCTGGTGGAGGTGCTGGAGGCGTACGCCTGTGACGAGCGGCCCATCCACGCGCTCTATCTGGAGAACCGGCACCTGCTGCCCAAGGTGCGCGTGTTCCTGGACTTCGCGGCGGCGCTGCTGCGCAAGGGTCCCTAGACTGGGGCGAACCCACCACCAGGAGGAAGACCCCATGGCCATCGACCCGCGAGGTTCGGATCTCAAGCGCTACATGCAGGAGGACCCGGGAGGCCCCGTCGTCATGTTGAACCTGCTGCGCTTCAAGGAGGGCGGCAGGAAGTCCTACGAGGAGTACACACGCGCCACCCAACCGTTCCTCGAGAAGGTGGGCGGCGAGCTGGTGTACGCGGGGAATGGCTCGACCGCGCTGGTGGCCGAGCCGGGGCAGGCGTGGGACGCGGTGTTGATCGTGCGCTATCCGAGCCGCGCCGCCTTCAGCCAGATGGTGGCGGATCCAGACTACCAGCGCATCACACACCTGCGCACCGAGGCCTTGCAGGAGGCGGTGTTGCAGGCCACGACCCCCTGGCCAGGCCGCCGGAAGTAAGGAGCCGGAGGGGTCTTCCTCTGTACGAGCAAGGGGGCAGGGCTCCGGCCATCCCCCCAGCGCGACGGACGAGGGGGACGCTTGTGTTGACCGCCACCGTGACGTACATGCTCCGACACTCATCGAAGCGATAGGCGAGGCGTGCACCATGTCCCTGACTCCCGAGGTGAGAGCCCAGTTGAAGGCGTTCTTTCAGAACCTGGAGGACAAGGCCCTCGAACCCACGGACGCGTTCTACGTGCCGTTCCACCAGCAGATGTCTCCACAATCGGATGCCATCAGCGAGATGGCGACCCGCATCCTCTGGAGCGAGACGGCCAGCGTCCACCTGCTCTCCGGGCAGCGGGGCAGTGGAAAGAGCACGGAGTTGAGACGGCTGCGCAGGCACCTGCTGAGCGAAGGGTGTGACGTCTTGCTGCTCGACATGCGCGACTACATGAACATGACGAAGCCCGTGGAGATCACGGACTTCCTCGTCTCCATCATGGCCGCGCTCACGGACACACTGGACTCGATCGACAAGAGCGTGCTGCGGGAGCTGTTCAAGACCCGCATTCTCGACTTCATCACCACGCGGATGAAGCTCGACAAGGCGGAGGTGTCGGCGGGTCTTTCCTTCAAGCTGGGCATTGGTGCATCACTCAAGGAGGATCCAAGCTTCAAGGGCCTGCTTCAAAAGCAGTTGCGCCTGCACATGGCTCAACTGGTGAACGAAGCGCATGCCTTCGCCGCGGACGTCGTGACCGAGATCCGGAAGCGGACAGGAGAGGACAGGAAGGTGGTGCTGTTGGTGGACTCCGTGGAGCAACTCCGGGCCGAGGGAGGGGAGGACGCCAATGCACTCTACAAGAGCGTGGAGGAACTCTTCTTCGGCCACGCGGATGCATTGCATCTACCCCTGCTTCACGTCGTCTACACCATCCCGCCCTATCTCGTGCCTCTCGTGCCGAGCCTGGGGCGGGTGCTGGGCGGAGGCACCATCTTCAGCCTCACCAGCATCAAGGTGCGAGGTCGGGACGGACAGGCACTGCCACAGGGCCTGGGCCTCATGGAGCGGATCATGGACAAGCGCAGCTCGGCTTGGAATGAGGTCTTCACCCGCGAGCAACTCCATCGCATGGCATTGAGCACGGGAGGGGATCTGCGTGACTTCTTCCGGCTCGCCCAGAGTTGCATCGTCAAGGCCGCCATGGGCACCAAGGGGACCTTGCCCCTACAGGAGTCTGTTCTCGATGACGCGGAGAACCACCTGCGTCGAGACATGTTGCCACTGGCCGAGGCGGACAAGGAGTGGCTCAGGCGCATCACGGAGACCAAGAAGCCAGGGTTGAAGGAGATCCAGCACCTGCCTCAACTGGCTCGATTTCTCGATACCCACCTGGTGCTCAACTACCGTAATGGAGAGGACTGGTACGATGTCCATCCCTTGCTGTGGAG
This window of the Cystobacter ferrugineus genome carries:
- a CDS encoding LysR family transcriptional regulator is translated as MSSLENIEAFVGAVEHGGFTRAARSLGLTPSAVSRRIARLEEELGVALFQRTTRALRLTDDGRAFHGRCRRILGELEEARRSMSRARTRPMGLLRVDAPQVLGQQLLVPALPTFFKRYPDIQLELTLRDYLVDPVVEGLDVMLRIGTPRDSALLSRRLGTTRMVACAAPGYLRRRGTPRDPEELARHDCLGFLRESRPVSWRLRTGTYEVKGPLSVNQGAALRDAAVAGLGICWVFDFMVSAELASGALVEVLEAYACDERPIHALYLENRHLLPKVRVFLDFAAALLRKGP
- a CDS encoding DUF1330 domain-containing protein → MAIDPRGSDLKRYMQEDPGGPVVMLNLLRFKEGGRKSYEEYTRATQPFLEKVGGELVYAGNGSTALVAEPGQAWDAVLIVRYPSRAAFSQMVADPDYQRITHLRTEALQEAVLQATTPWPGRRK